The segment GTATTACATTAAAATCATCAATGCTATATTTTTCAAAATAAGGCTTTATTGAGTGGGATGCGGTAACAAAAGCATCAGCTCTGCTACTCTGCAATGCTAGCATTCCATCACTCACCAATGGAGAAGAAAGACGAAGCAACTCTACCCCAGGTTGCTCAGACATGAATGAATCGGATAAGTATCCTTCGTTAACAACAACTGTTTTGCCTGCAAGGTCTTCAAGTTTGGTTAGTGCTTGTCCTTCCGAATCTAGGGAAGTCTTTTTAGAGCTGATAATTACAAGGGGATTACCAGTTAAGTGAGGATGAGTAAATAACGCCCGTTGAGCACGTTCTTCTGTTGGCGTTATTCCTGCTGCAATCACGTGGATATTACCGATCTGAATTTCGGGGATTAAGGCATCAAATGGCATATCTTTTAAGGTGATTTGTTTGCCAAGCCGCTTAAACACTTCTTGTATAACATCAATATCAAAGCCGACAATTTGATCATTATGTTTAAAGCTAAATGGCTGAAATTCAGCATTGGTACCAACAATAATAGTGTCGAGAGTTGGTTCAGGGGTAATTGTTTTTTCCGCTCTATACCAGATTACAGCTGAAATTGCTGCAATGAGTGCTATGACAATATATAATGATGTTTTTTTCATAGAAGTCTTTCTCAATTAAATACGCTTGATTGCTATTTTGAATAGTAATTCTTTTTTTGAATGAGGTCAAAAAAGCTTATGAAATAATATTCTCTATATAGTTAGAATAGAAGCTTTTCGTGTTGCTTCCGATGAATGAATTATGTACACTACTCCAAAATAATTTTACAACACAAAAAACAACTGGAAAAGTCGCAATGACGCACAAAAGAATAGCTATTTTGTTTTGTCTCTTTATCTCTTGTATTTCTTTTTCAAAACTCAAAGGAATGTTCAATCTACCTGAGCCAGTCATCGTCAACACTCTAACTTCGACCATAAAAAATGATCCTTTTTTCTGGCTTATGATGTCTTACCCCAATTGTATTAAAATATTGGAAGGTGGCTATATTGAAATTAAAGGACCTCTCTTAGAGCAAATAACGTTAAACCCTGAATTGTTTCCTAAGATATCTTCTGAGATAGCTCAGTCAGCTGCAAATGACATGAGCGGGGCCAATAGTAATGCTGTTACGCTACCATCAGAATCAATTATATCTCAACCTACTAATCAACCCAATTCATCGCCCTCAACCGAACAGAGCTCAGGTTTCTATGGAGCAGTGCAAGGTCCTACGGGAACTTATGATTATGGTAATGTACCTCAATCCTCTGCTAGACAATACATGCATGGCACATCATGTTCTCCACATATACCTAATCTTTATTTTTATGATGCTCAGCAATTAGCGCGATATTTCTGGGAGCATGGCTATTCTGAAAAAAACATACTCAACTTGCGACGTCTTTATCTTTCCAATGAATTTGTAAAGTTTGCAAAAACTATTCCTGGATATGAAGAGGCAATAGAACGCATATACAAGGACATCACAAGACATACTTGTGGACAAAGACTTGAGGCATGGTTTAGAGGTCAGCATGCGTGGAAATTGGAAAATCGCATAAGAAAATTATATAACGAAATTCAGATTGAGAAAAAAGTAAGAGAATTTGATCTACAGAAACAAAGAAACCTTCAAATTCAGAAAGAACGCGAACTTCAACTCCAGAAACAAAGAGAGCTTGAGATTCAAAAACAAAAAGATCTTGAATTAGAAAGAGAATTTGAGGAACTTCATCTTGAAGCACAAGAAGAACTTGCATCTTCTTCGGTATCTTCACAGTCCTCTGATAAAAAATCAAAACCTGTTGTTCAGAGTACTCGTATTGATGAACAAATACCTGGAAGGAAACCTCCCAGGAATATTACGTTACCAAAAGATTCTTTAAATATTTATGATACGTCTCTTCTTGCCCAACTCGAAGATGATTGGTTATCACGAAAAGATACTGCTTATAATTCGGCAAGATTAGAGGAACGTCTTGATGCTCTTAATAAAGTTCAAATGAGGCAAGGTTTAGAACTTGACGAGCAGTTACTCAAAGAACTCACTGAATCGCGTTCTGTTATGCAAGAATTGGATCGTAATTTTGGTCATGATCATCACGTTCAA is part of the Candidatus Babeliales bacterium genome and harbors:
- a CDS encoding transporter substrate-binding domain-containing protein, with the protein product MKKTSLYIVIALIAAISAVIWYRAEKTITPEPTLDTIIVGTNAEFQPFSFKHNDQIVGFDIDVIQEVFKRLGKQITLKDMPFDALIPEIQIGNIHVIAAGITPTEERAQRALFTHPHLTGNPLVIISSKKTSLDSEGQALTKLEDLAGKTVVVNEGYLSDSFMSEQPGVELLRLSSPLVSDGMLALQSSRADAFVTASHSIKPYFEKYSIDDFNVIPIPNTQETSAFAISKHYPDLRRDIQVTLNDVEKDGTLAAIKTKWNLL